One Sparus aurata chromosome 5, fSpaAur1.1, whole genome shotgun sequence genomic window carries:
- the kcnip3a gene encoding Kv channel interacting protein 3a, calsenilin isoform X3 → MSVRWETEGLQTVGIVCLVIMFLKLMHLLGLIDITETDDSSDSDLELSTVRHQPEGLDQLQAQTKFTRKELQSLYRGFKNECPSGMVDEETFKTIYSQFFPQGDATTYAHFLFNAFDIDRNGSIRFEDFVIGLSVLLRGSVTEKLNWAFNLYDINKDGYITKEEMLAIMKSIYDMMGRYTYPCVRDEAPYEHVDKFFQKMDKNRDGVVTIEEFIETCQKDENIMNSMQLFENVI, encoded by the exons ATGAGCGTGAGGTGGGAGACGGAAGGACTGCAGACAGTTGGCATCGTCTGCCTGGTGATCATGTTCCTCAAACTGATGCACCTGCTGGGCCTGATCGACATCACTGAGACCG ATG ACAGCAGCGACAGTGATCTGGAGCTGTCGACAGTGCGTCACCAGCCGGAGGGGCTGGACCAGCTGCAGGCTCAGACCAAATTCACCAGGAAGGAGCTCCAGTCTCTCTATCGAGGCTTCAAGAAC GAGTGTCCCAGTGGAATGGTTGATGAGGAGACATTCAAGACGATCTATTCTCAGTTCTTTCCCCAAGGAG ATGCAACCACCTACGCTCACTTCCTGTTCAACGCATTTGACATTGACAGAAACGGTTCAATCCGCTTTGAGGACTTCGTCATCGGTCTGTCTGTGTTGCTCAGGGGTTCGGTCACAGAAAAGCTCAACTGGGCCTTTAACCTTTACGACATTAATAAGGACGGCTACATCACCaaagag GAGATGCTGGCGATTATGAAGTCAATCTATGACATGATGGGGCGGTACACCTACCCCTGTGTACGAGATGAAGCCCCCTATGAACACGTGGACAAGTTCTTCCAG AAAATGGATAAAAACCGAGATGGTGTCGTGACCATTGAAGAGTTCATTGAGACCTGTCAGAAG GACGAGAACATCATGAACTCCATGCAGCTGTTTGAGAACGTGATATAA